DNA sequence from the Tachysurus fulvidraco isolate hzauxx_2018 chromosome 1, HZAU_PFXX_2.0, whole genome shotgun sequence genome:
CGGAAACGCTGGCGTACTTTGTAATCTGCGATGCAACTCCTAGCGAGCGTGCCAGATCTTTGGCCGTGTGGTCTCCAGACACCGTAGTTCCAAGTGCTACTAAAAGCCTAAACACAGCCTCTTTGTCCTGCACTACCTCCAGAGCACTGCTAGCAACTGATAAACACTGGGCTTTGGCCTCGATCTCAACATCTTGGCCATGCAGCACACCTGCGTAGTTCAGCAAGAGAGTGGCTAGTGCCACGTGGATGTTTTTATTACAGACGGTGCGGAGCTCGACTGCCTGGGAAAGCACTGCTTCCCTCTGGCTTAGGAGCAGAGATCGGCCGCGGGATCCAGAGAAACAGTTACAGAAAGTACGCAAAGCCAACATTTGATTGGGTGCCCGACCCTGTGGTGACATGAGGCCCAGCAGGTGGTTACAGAGACTTTCACCTTCTGTTCCTCCACACATCTGAGCATTGATCTCAGGGTGGCGCACAGCCATACGCAGAATGTCCAGTACGGGGAAGACGATATCTGTGGAGAGTTGCATAAACAATCAGTATTATAGTACCTGGTATAGGATGATTATTTGCATCACTATGAGCTAAACTAAATATCCAGTTCAGATGATATCTGCACAAAGACATGTTcaagcagacagacagttaaACTTGAAGcctcatttgcatttttaattattagtttTTCCACGCTGTAATGCCTTTGTTGGCTATTTGGCACACATTTCATTTGCCAGTATGCTATAAAGAACTGCAAGCATTCATGTACTAACCAAGTTGGTTTGACCCAGAAAACACATCAGAAATGATAATGTAATGCAGGCAAACAGGGAATCATTTGATACCCGTGAAAGCGACCTGCTGCCTATTGATTATGCTAAACCTCAGGCCAAAAACAGATTCAAAGAGATTAAGTGCTAATATTACAGTTGATTCAATATTCAGTTGATTCCTCCCGTGATATATAACTGGCACCGTTAGAAAGGAAATAGTAATTTCTGCTATGAACCCGTGTCTGTGTATCACCTTCAGGCCAGTGGCTGGTCCTCCAGAGGATGCTGATTTGTTCTCCTGTAGGCTGATCTTGGCTCTTAGTGTCAGATACCATGATCAGCAGTTTCTCCAGACTACCCAACACCTCATCGCTCAGCCTGTGGTCGTCCGGAGCGTTGCCGTTCAGCTCCCGCAGCTTATCTAACACGGACATATTTGGGAGGTTGCTTTTATTCATAATCAGTACTTCCATCTTTATCTAAGATTCATACAACTTTAAGCAGAAACCTTACCAAGGATTTTTGTAGCGTTGGCCTGCGCAAACATAACGCCGTCTGTATTGGGGAAATAAATATTGGTGACGGACTTCTGGGGAGCAGCAGGAGAGTAGGCACTGGCACCTGAGGACACACAAGAGATAGATTTGTACGTGTATTTAAAAGGTTGCGCGAGCAaacagtgtgtggtgatgtCCTACCTGTGAAGGAATCAGCCGCACTTGTAGACGCTGTGGGTGCAGGACCTGATCCGGGGATGTAACGCCCACCACCtgcatacacatttataatatttataccatAGATGGAATTATTGCTATAAATACAGCTTTACTAATACACAGATAAATTGAGCTGACATGTAACAAGACAGCGGATTTAAATGCACAGGGTCTGTTTAAAACCTGCAACATCGttagaaaattattattatatattatattattatataataattatattttatataatttatattataaattattcccTACTGAACATCCCTGCTGGCCAGTTTGAGAAACTGACAATCATCAATAAATgcatatttacttatttttaaccagaaaagaatagaaatgCTATTATTTAGCAGAATGTTTGTGCTCCTTGATGTGGGCATCAGTAAAAATACTGTCCTACTGGATATAGAGCTACCTGTGAAGGGGTCTGTGCCATAGCCTTGTCTCGGGTCTGTGGAGCCTGGAATATAGCGTCCAGCACCTAAAAGAAAATTGCATTTACAACGTTATTAGGATGGTTAAATGTTCTTAACTTCCTACGAGATTCTCCTCAGAAGCAGCAACAGTGTAAGAGAAATGATGGTAGTGAGCAGCTCGCCTGTAAAGGGATCGACAGCGGCGGCCGGTGCCGTGCCGAGCGTGTGCCCCTTGGTGTTCTCGATGATGAAGTTAGCCACCTGATCCAGGAACATGGGGTTCAAGGAATTCTTCTGCAGAAAGCTCTGTGCTACCTGCCAGGGGTCATCTTTAATGTTATAGGGCAGCTTCATGGGAGGCTCCCCCTCATTCACGTCAATGGTGAAAACAAAATCATACTCCTGAAAAGAGAAGCGAGAAAAACAGGCCAGACGTTTACTTATGATCTTAATTACACTGTTCGTTCACGTATAGTTACTGTAAATAACACTACATTCCACTGAATTGTACATGGAATGTAATCTCGTATTTGGATAAGTATAAAGCATGTAGAACGTATCCGAGACGTCTTTAATAAACGTTCAGCGAAGACTATTGTTGACtattgcttttttaaattatcccATGATGTTCTCACAGTGTTAATGAGGTTAGTGTACAGTTTCCTACCTTGCCCTCGTACATTACGCTCTTGGAGTTCTGCTCTGAGGAGCCACCCACCACATCTCCGATCTTTATCCAGCGGCTGTCAGACACGCTCCACTGATACACTTCAACGTTAGAGCCTTCCTTTATGAGACGCGTCTGCCCGTCTCGattccctaaacacacacacacacaccttcattaCTACCTTCATTACGTTTCAGGCACATGTGTCTATAGTAAATACAAAGAAGTTCTGAATTTGTATTGCTAACTAATATTAATTCTATCTAAGATCACTAAGACAATCACAGACTCAGGCTTTGCTCACCAGGCTCATTTAAATGCTCTCTGCCTGGTAACTCCTCTATCTTGATGTCTCCCAGGTCTACCATCTTTGGGTCTATAGTTCTTTTAGAGAGCTCTTCCTCGAAAGCTTGCAGATCCTGAGCACTTGCTACACGTTCCTCGTTCTCGGTAAACACCCGGATCGTGCCGTCGCTGCGGAAATTAAACCGATGTTATTGACGGCTTCGCTAATCTGCAAAACTACACAGTCTTATTGTTGGTGTAATACTCTCAAAATTAGCGGCATGCTTACAAGCACAATTCATGCACTTAACATATAGGAGTCAATTTAATCAGAGTGTGTAGATTATACACGATACCTTCCCCCGAAAACAATGTCTCTGTTCTGCAGCACACAGCAGCACCAGACTGACTGAGCAGGCAGACAAATGGCCTGAGCACATTCACCGTTTTTCCAGACACGGACGCTCCCGTCCTCTCCTGTGCTTATGAAGTCTAAGACAAGAAGGAAAATAACATTTGAATCATGTATGACATTAAAATAACTCTCCTgtaactaaataaatgaattcattccattaaaaaactgtttttttaaactgaggACTGACAAAGTCCTGGTACTTAAAATGTTCCTCGTTTTCCCCACACCAGAGCACATACGGCTAGAGATGTCGCCCTACATCCTTCCCTTCTCATTTGTTAAGTTCGTGTTCGAAATCAATCCCTGTTAAAGCGCACTGTGTCTGCACCTTGTCCGTTGGGTAAGACGGCCAAACTGTAGATGAAGTCGGTGTGACTGTGATAGACTTGAACGCATTCTCCCTTCACCGTCCAGCGTCTGATGCTAGTGTCATTGCTACAGGATAAAAACTCCAGGCTGCTCAGCACGGCTAGTCCTCGGACACAGTCCTCATGACCTGCAATATCAAACATGTACTTTACTTGAATTTACTGACCCCTAGTGGTGAACTACttaaaaacagctgaaaactGCTACTTGTGTTtgagacatgaaaaaaaaaaagaagctactGCCAATTTTTCAATCCGGTAGATTTTAAAACCTTTTcgcagtatactgtatatacactcatggatcactttattaggaatactACACTAATTAATTCTTCAcggcatggattccacaagatggTCCAAACGTTTCCTTTGAGATTCTGCTCCATATTGACGTGACTGCATCACGGAATTCACAGCAAGAAATTGCATCTGAAATATCTGCAGGAATTActtcttctaaaaaaaatcccaaaaggTGTTTTATTGGATAAACGGCCAGATCCAGAACAGGAGTGGAAGCCCTATCTGCCTCAAGGTTCgacatgttgtgcattctgagatacttttctgctcatcacgaTTGCACAAAGTGGATTCATAGTTACTTCTTCATAGTTAAGTCTTTCTGTCAGTTCCTAACATTCGTTCCTTTCTCTATTGATCGCTCTCGACGTCAAGGTGCAAAACTGCTGCTCACTagatgtttgtttctttattacaCCATTCTGAGtcaactctagagactgttgtttGTGAAAATCCTGATAGAACAGTTATAGAAATAATCACACCAGCCCATGTGACACCAACAATCAAGCAAAAATCTCAGAGACAGATTTTCCCCCCATTCTGATGATTGACCTGAACATTACTTGAAGCTGCTGCATGATCTGCTGCCTGACGCTGCTGCCACGTGATGAGCTGatttagataactgcatgaatgtgtcATTGTAAAGATGTTCCtcataaagtgctcagtgagtgtAGTAGTTTAAACAATTCTGGGGCTGATCGGGTTTTAATTCAGTTGTATTTCTGCAAACATTTCCTGCTCTGCTAAGTTGTTCAACTCGTCCTAGACAACGTGATAGACTCTGTAATAGATAAGCTCCAGGTTAGTAATCACAGTGTCACAGCCATCATGTCATCTGAATGTATATGTAGGTTTCAGCGTTTTAGTGCAGATCTCCCTGGGGTCATTTACACAAATTAGTCATATGCAAATCAGTCAAATTTCAAAACGATGGTGAAGAAATGACTGTTGACTGACTGATGAAATGAATGATGTTCCACAATATTAACCAAAGCTTGAGATGCTTCAAAACCATAGCAGCATTTTACCAGTTGTTGTTTAACAAGCTATCGGAAAACAATGAAATTCAGGGTGAATAaagtaactctgcttcatgCTGGACTGCatcacaccaccccactgctgacAGTTTCTCtcagtcatgttttattcctgaacGATCAGTCAGGGAAatgcattaaattaaaaagtaaata
Encoded proteins:
- the plaa gene encoding phospholipase A-2-activating protein codes for the protein MASLSTYRLSCSIPGHEMDVRGLVTAGFPDGAFVSASRDKTAKVWMPNLSEKRGFIEMHCMNGHTNYVSCVCIISPNETYPHGLIATGSNDNNICIFSMDRPDPLLTLRGHNNTVCSLSAGNFGTLLSGSWDTTAKVWLNNRCMMTLQGHTQAVLAVVILPEQGLMLTGSADKTIKLWRAGRCERTYSGHEDCVRGLAVLSSLEFLSCSNDTSIRRWTVKGECVQVYHSHTDFIYSLAVLPNGQDFISTGEDGSVRVWKNGECAQAICLPAQSVWCCCVLQNRDIVFGGSDGTIRVFTENEERVASAQDLQAFEEELSKRTIDPKMVDLGDIKIEELPGREHLNEPGNRDGQTRLIKEGSNVEVYQWSVSDSRWIKIGDVVGGSSEQNSKSVMYEGKEYDFVFTIDVNEGEPPMKLPYNIKDDPWQVAQSFLQKNSLNPMFLDQVANFIIENTKGHTLGTAPAAAVDPFTGAGRYIPGSTDPRQGYGTDPFTGGGRYIPGSGPAPTASTSAADSFTGASAYSPAAPQKSVTNIYFPNTDGVMFAQANATKILDKLRELNGNAPDDHRLSDEVLGSLEKLLIMVSDTKSQDQPTGEQISILWRTSHWPEDIVFPVLDILRMAVRHPEINAQMCGGTEGESLCNHLLGLMSPQGRAPNQMLALRTFCNCFSGSRGRSLLLSQREAVLSQAVELRTVCNKNIHVALATLLLNYAGVLHGQDVEIEAKAQCLSVASSALEVVQDKEAVFRLLVALGTTVSGDHTAKDLARSLGVASQITKYASVSDPAKLGECCRLLLDELQ